In a genomic window of Verrucomicrobiota bacterium:
- a CDS encoding cation-translocating P-type ATPase: protein MAETVASLAARDTETQLVQWHAQSLDNVLRLLTVSVEGLDSVEAEQRFRIVGANELKEARPIQPWIIFLNQFKSILVVILIVAGVISGVLGDLIDCLAILAIVLLNAVIGFYQEFNAEKSIAALSKMTAPRARVRRAGRVQSIPASHLVPGDVVELEAGDLVPADGRLLEAQVLNCIESALTGESEPVTKHAVTLPNKHLPLGERENMVFMGTTVSSGMGRAVTVATGMNTELGQIASLVEEAGMEEETPLQQRLLSFGRVLVWGSLGIVALVFILGLIRGMKAFELFMTSVSLAVAAVPEGLPAAVTLALAVGVLRMSRRKALVRKLSVVEALGETSVICADKTGTLTVGEMTVRSLYIAGQSFEVTGEGYGPHGEVRFEGKPSDTRHVAPLLEMANVLMGCNNAHVVLEEGKWKVIGDPTEGALLSVGHKAGGSKERIERELPKHHEIPFDSDRKRRTVIRLMPDGRLRAFINGAPDVLLERCTKIYTERGIRSMTEADREQIAAQNSALAKQALRVLGSAYRDLDNTVPAGLTAEAVERDLVFVGLAGMYDPPRPEAKAAVARCREAGIRVVMITGDHPRTALTVARELGIAGTEDKELTGAELDQLSDEVLQQRAPEVAVYARVAPKHKLRIVRALKANGDVVAMTGDGVNDAPALKGADIGIAMGKSGTEVTKQAADMVITDDNFASIVAAVEEGRGIYANIRKTLQYLLAGNTGELSLMTVCVLAGWPTPLLPVQLLWINLVTDGLPALSLAADAIDPDEMTRRPRPRTEKIADRRFWRTTTVTGLLTASVSLAAYLYGLSTASESVARTYAFGTLMFAELLRAFGSRNEIRPVWRLDWLANVHLPLVVGISLVLQFFILQSEKLSWFFKITAMPLTHCGLLLIVSAVPLVVLELAKGVGQRRRGLQEQAGIPDN from the coding sequence ATGGCCGAAACTGTAGCAAGTCTGGCGGCTCGCGACACCGAGACACAGTTGGTTCAGTGGCACGCACAATCCTTGGATAATGTGCTACGTCTGCTCACGGTCTCGGTTGAAGGGCTGGATTCGGTCGAGGCAGAGCAACGATTCCGGATTGTTGGCGCCAACGAGTTGAAGGAAGCCAGGCCGATCCAGCCTTGGATCATCTTCCTCAATCAGTTCAAGAGTATTCTCGTTGTGATCCTCATCGTGGCGGGCGTCATCTCCGGCGTCCTGGGAGACTTGATTGATTGCCTGGCCATTCTGGCGATTGTCCTCCTTAACGCGGTCATCGGGTTTTATCAGGAGTTCAACGCGGAGAAGTCGATTGCCGCTTTAAGTAAAATGACGGCGCCGCGCGCCAGAGTGCGGCGCGCGGGCCGGGTGCAGTCGATCCCGGCGTCCCATTTGGTGCCAGGTGACGTCGTTGAATTGGAGGCGGGCGACTTGGTGCCCGCAGATGGGCGTTTGCTGGAGGCGCAGGTTTTGAACTGCATCGAGTCGGCGCTGACCGGCGAATCGGAGCCGGTGACCAAACATGCCGTGACACTCCCCAACAAGCATCTTCCGCTCGGTGAGCGCGAGAACATGGTTTTCATGGGGACGACCGTTTCGAGCGGGATGGGCCGGGCGGTGACCGTTGCCACCGGCATGAACACGGAACTCGGGCAAATCGCGAGCCTGGTCGAGGAGGCCGGTATGGAAGAGGAGACGCCCTTGCAGCAAAGACTCCTGAGTTTCGGGCGCGTACTGGTGTGGGGTTCGTTGGGCATCGTGGCACTGGTCTTCATCCTGGGTTTGATACGCGGCATGAAGGCGTTTGAGCTGTTCATGACCTCCGTGAGCCTGGCCGTGGCCGCCGTTCCAGAGGGACTTCCGGCTGCTGTCACCCTCGCACTTGCGGTCGGTGTGTTGCGAATGTCCCGGCGCAAGGCCCTGGTGCGAAAGCTCTCGGTGGTCGAGGCGTTGGGCGAAACGAGTGTGATTTGCGCGGACAAGACGGGCACGTTGACCGTCGGCGAGATGACGGTGCGGTCGCTCTACATCGCCGGGCAAAGTTTTGAAGTCACAGGCGAAGGTTACGGTCCGCATGGCGAGGTGCGCTTTGAGGGAAAACCTTCCGACACCCGGCACGTGGCACCGTTGCTGGAGATGGCCAACGTTCTCATGGGCTGCAACAACGCGCACGTCGTGCTTGAAGAAGGAAAATGGAAAGTCATCGGCGATCCAACGGAGGGCGCGTTGCTTTCAGTCGGCCACAAGGCGGGCGGCAGCAAGGAAAGAATCGAGCGAGAATTGCCGAAGCATCACGAAATCCCGTTCGACTCCGACCGGAAACGACGCACAGTCATTCGTTTGATGCCGGACGGGCGGTTGCGGGCTTTCATCAACGGTGCGCCCGACGTGCTGCTCGAGCGGTGCACAAAGATTTACACCGAGCGGGGCATTCGGTCGATGACTGAAGCGGATCGCGAACAAATCGCAGCGCAGAACAGCGCACTGGCAAAGCAGGCCCTGCGGGTCCTTGGCTCGGCGTACCGCGATCTGGACAATACAGTGCCCGCCGGGTTGACCGCCGAAGCGGTGGAGCGGGATCTGGTGTTCGTCGGCCTGGCGGGAATGTATGACCCGCCGCGTCCCGAAGCCAAAGCAGCGGTGGCGCGCTGCCGGGAGGCGGGTATCCGGGTGGTGATGATTACCGGCGACCATCCGCGCACCGCACTCACCGTCGCGCGCGAGTTGGGCATCGCCGGCACCGAGGACAAGGAACTCACGGGCGCAGAACTGGACCAGTTGTCAGATGAGGTGTTGCAGCAACGCGCACCGGAAGTGGCGGTGTATGCCCGCGTCGCGCCGAAACACAAACTGCGCATCGTCCGCGCGCTGAAAGCGAACGGCGACGTCGTCGCCATGACCGGCGATGGCGTCAACGATGCGCCTGCGCTCAAAGGTGCGGATATCGGAATCGCGATGGGCAAGTCCGGCACCGAAGTTACCAAGCAGGCAGCCGACATGGTCATCACGGACGACAATTTCGCGTCCATTGTCGCCGCGGTCGAGGAAGGCCGCGGAATTTACGCCAACATCCGCAAGACTCTGCAATACCTGCTGGCCGGAAATACCGGCGAACTGTCGCTGATGACGGTATGTGTTCTGGCTGGCTGGCCCACCCCGTTGCTGCCAGTCCAGTTGCTCTGGATCAATCTAGTCACCGACGGCCTTCCGGCATTAAGCCTTGCAGCCGATGCCATTGATCCCGACGAGATGACGCGCCGTCCGCGCCCGCGCACGGAAAAAATCGCCGACCGGAGATTCTGGAGGACCACGACGGTTACGGGTTTACTGACGGCCAGTGTTTCGTTGGCGGCCTATCTTTACGGATTGAGCACTGCATCTGAGTCGGTGGCGCGAACCTATGCCTTCGGGACGCTGATGTTCGCCGAATTGCTGCGGGCGTTCGGCTCTCGTAATGAAATCAGACCCGTCTGGCGGCTCGATTGGTTGGCCAATGTCCATCTCCCGTTGGTGGTCGGCATTTCGCTGGTTCTCCAGTTCTTCATTCTACAAAGCGAAAAGCTGAGCTGGTTCTTCAAGATAACCGCGATGCCGTTGACGCATTGTGGGTTGCTCTTGATTGTTTCTGCGGTGCCACTGGTGGTTCTCGAACTGGCCAAGGGCGTCGGTCAAAGGCGGCGCGGTTTGCAGGAGCAGGCAGGCATCCCGGACAACTGA
- a CDS encoding Hsp20/alpha crystallin family protein, with the protein MNALIRYDPFKEMEELQNRFARVFGLAPARTGDGGKELMTVTEWSPSVDIIEDEKEWLVKADLPEVKKEDVKVTVENGVLTITGERKFEKEEKDKKYHRIERSYGTFMRSFTLPDGADGSKVNADFKDGVLRVHLAKSEKAKPKAVEVKVA; encoded by the coding sequence ATGAATGCATTAATTCGTTACGATCCATTCAAGGAAATGGAAGAATTGCAGAACCGGTTTGCCAGAGTGTTCGGCTTGGCACCGGCGCGCACCGGAGACGGTGGAAAGGAATTGATGACGGTCACGGAATGGTCGCCGTCCGTGGACATCATCGAGGATGAAAAGGAATGGCTCGTGAAAGCCGACTTGCCCGAGGTGAAGAAGGAAGACGTGAAGGTCACCGTCGAAAACGGTGTTCTCACCATCACCGGCGAGCGCAAGTTCGAGAAAGAGGAAAAAGACAAGAAGTATCATCGCATCGAGCGGTCCTACGGGACGTTCATGCGGAGCTTCACGCTGCCTGATGGAGCCGATGGTTCAAAGGTCAATGCCGACTTCAAAGATGGCGTGCTCAGGGTTCACCTGGCCAAGAGCGAAAAGGCAAAGCCGAAGGCGGTTGAAGTCAAAGTGGCGTAG
- a CDS encoding ABC transporter ATP-binding protein, translated as MNVAIETSNLTRDFGQFRAVNQLNLRVESGRFYGFLGPNGAGKSTTIKMLTGLLAPSAGTMRILGEDVSDPRRALEVKRRIGVVPENLALFDNLTAREYLTFIGRMYLLPRETVRERCDELLVMMDLAKEVKKLTLEFSHGMKKKLSLAAALIPNPDLLFLDEPFEGVDAVASRVLRDTLKQCVGRGATVFLTSHILEIVEKLCTDVGIIAQGKLVHQGSMEELHRDGSLEDRFLEVVGDGKGEAQKLSWLEA; from the coding sequence ATGAACGTCGCCATCGAGACTTCCAATCTGACCCGTGACTTCGGCCAGTTCCGCGCCGTCAACCAGCTCAATCTCCGGGTCGAGTCCGGGCGCTTCTACGGTTTTCTTGGTCCCAATGGCGCCGGCAAATCCACCACCATCAAGATGCTCACGGGTTTGCTCGCGCCCAGCGCCGGGACCATGCGCATCCTCGGCGAAGATGTGAGCGACCCGCGCCGGGCACTCGAAGTGAAACGGCGCATCGGCGTGGTGCCGGAGAACCTCGCGTTGTTCGACAACCTGACCGCGCGCGAATACCTCACCTTCATCGGCCGCATGTATCTGCTGCCTCGCGAAACCGTGCGCGAGCGTTGCGACGAATTGCTCGTGATGATGGACCTCGCCAAGGAAGTGAAAAAGCTCACGCTCGAATTCTCTCACGGCATGAAGAAGAAGCTTTCCCTGGCCGCGGCCTTGATCCCCAACCCCGATCTCCTCTTTCTGGATGAACCATTCGAAGGCGTGGATGCCGTTGCGTCGCGGGTGTTGCGTGACACGCTTAAACAATGCGTTGGCCGCGGCGCCACGGTTTTTCTCACGTCGCACATACTGGAGATCGTGGAGAAGCTCTGCACGGACGTCGGCATCATTGCGCAGGGGAAATTGGTTCACCAAGGCAGCATGGAGGAATTACACCGGGACGGTTCGCTTGAAGACCGATTCCTCGAGGTCGTGGGCGACGGCAAAGGCGAGGCGCAAAAATTAAGCTGGCTGGAAGCCTGA
- a CDS encoding nitroreductase produces the protein MKLTPNKATSPWNISAEDFPTYGTMLEKWKFFLGYAVLAPSSHNSQPWRFRILNDQVEIYADRQRACPVVDPDDRELIMSCGCALYHLRTAIQHYGYLGEVEIFPKPADHDLLARVSMGTKEEVSAEESMVFYAIPKRRTNRQPFSDDPLPEALLAALQRTAEKESATLRFVREEELKHAVADLVAEGDRWQWGNQAFRRELAKWVHSNRSAARDGIPGYAQGIDDLMSYAGPLVVRTFDMGDGQAAKDHEVATGSPALAVLGTVGDSPREWLAAGQALAGVLLRARVEDVWASFLNQPIEVPYLRMKLHQLVPTRDFPQAVLRFGFGKDLKPTPRREVDAVLTG, from the coding sequence ATGAAATTGACGCCGAACAAAGCAACGAGTCCCTGGAACATTTCAGCCGAGGACTTTCCGACCTACGGCACCATGTTGGAGAAATGGAAATTTTTCCTTGGTTACGCGGTGCTCGCGCCGTCGAGCCACAATTCACAACCGTGGCGCTTTCGCATCCTCAATGACCAGGTCGAGATTTATGCGGACCGACAGCGCGCCTGCCCAGTGGTGGACCCGGACGACCGCGAACTCATCATGAGTTGCGGCTGCGCACTCTACCATTTGCGGACCGCAATTCAGCATTACGGCTATTTGGGCGAGGTCGAGATTTTTCCCAAGCCGGCAGATCACGATTTGCTGGCGCGGGTTTCAATGGGCACAAAGGAGGAAGTGTCGGCGGAGGAAAGCATGGTCTTCTACGCGATTCCAAAACGCCGGACCAACCGTCAGCCCTTCAGCGACGACCCCTTGCCGGAAGCTTTGCTCGCCGCCCTGCAAAGAACAGCGGAGAAGGAATCCGCCACGCTGCGTTTCGTGCGCGAGGAGGAGTTGAAACATGCCGTCGCCGACCTCGTCGCGGAAGGCGATCGTTGGCAATGGGGCAACCAGGCGTTTCGCCGGGAGCTGGCGAAGTGGGTGCATTCGAATCGCAGCGCGGCGCGCGACGGCATTCCGGGATACGCGCAGGGCATCGACGACTTGATGTCCTATGCCGGACCGCTGGTGGTACGCACGTTCGACATGGGCGATGGGCAGGCGGCCAAGGACCACGAAGTGGCCACCGGTTCGCCGGCGCTCGCCGTGCTCGGCACCGTGGGCGACAGCCCACGCGAATGGCTCGCGGCGGGCCAGGCATTGGCGGGAGTTTTATTGCGCGCACGCGTTGAAGATGTGTGGGCCTCGTTTCTCAACCAACCGATTGAAGTGCCGTACCTGCGGATGAAACTCCACCAACTGGTTCCAACGCGGGACTTTCCGCAAGCAGTCTTGCGATTTGGATTCGGGAAGGATCTGAAACCGACACCGCGCCGGGAAGTTGATGCGGTGCTGACTGGATAA
- a CDS encoding DNA adenine methylase, whose amino-acid sequence MSQTYLLPEFETEEREKPVNVASVPQRSPFRYPGGKTWLVPLFRRWMMSLPSQPAVLVEPFAGGGIISLTAAFEQLADRVVMVELDQQIAAVWKTVLGGDAEWLAKRILSFDLTVESAKAEFAKTSKTQRELAFQTVVKNRTAHGGILAEGAGVLKNGENGKGILSRWYPQTIAKRITNIGYVAHRIEFKHGDAFEELTRFRNDRSAVFFIDPPYTAGGKSAGSRLYTHCEIDHERLFSLCEKLRGDFLMTYDNAEEVCGLAKRHGFETKPVAMKNTHHAEMDELLIGRNLDWVDDGGVFREEPTPYKAAAKRKRTSKKALK is encoded by the coding sequence ATGTCGCAGACTTACTTACTGCCAGAATTTGAAACCGAGGAACGCGAGAAGCCGGTAAACGTCGCTTCTGTTCCTCAGCGCAGCCCATTCCGCTACCCGGGCGGGAAGACATGGCTCGTGCCTCTTTTCCGCCGTTGGATGATGAGCCTGCCAAGTCAACCAGCAGTTCTGGTTGAGCCATTTGCTGGCGGCGGAATCATCAGCTTGACCGCTGCTTTTGAGCAACTGGCCGACCGCGTTGTCATGGTAGAACTCGATCAACAGATTGCGGCCGTCTGGAAAACAGTTCTCGGCGGTGATGCCGAGTGGCTTGCGAAGCGCATCCTCTCTTTTGATCTCACCGTTGAATCAGCCAAGGCAGAGTTTGCTAAGACGTCCAAAACCCAGCGCGAACTTGCATTTCAAACGGTCGTAAAAAACAGGACAGCACACGGCGGCATTCTCGCGGAAGGCGCGGGTGTCCTGAAAAACGGTGAAAACGGAAAGGGCATTCTTTCGCGGTGGTATCCGCAAACCATCGCCAAGCGGATTACGAACATCGGATATGTTGCACACCGAATCGAATTCAAACACGGCGACGCTTTTGAAGAACTCACACGTTTTCGGAATGACCGGAGCGCCGTGTTCTTCATTGATCCTCCGTACACCGCTGGTGGTAAGAGCGCGGGCTCGCGTCTCTACACTCATTGTGAGATCGACCATGAACGGTTGTTCTCGCTTTGCGAAAAACTCCGTGGCGACTTCCTGATGACCTACGATAACGCCGAGGAAGTTTGCGGCCTCGCCAAACGACATGGTTTCGAGACAAAGCCCGTTGCGATGAAAAACACGCATCACGCAGAGATGGACGAGCTCTTGATTGGGCGGAATTTGGACTGGGTTGACGATGGCGGTGTGTTCCGTGAAGAGCCAACGCCCTACAAGGCTGCGGCGAAACGCAAGCGTACAAGCAAAAAAGCATTGAAATGA
- a CDS encoding sugar phosphate isomerase/epimerase, whose protein sequence is MNDWPVGLSTGCFYQKSIFDCLEPIRHSGFSMIEICSFPAHLDYHDFDAVRRAAKRVDELGLEAYSFHAPFADHIDITSLNNDQRNAALHEILKAAEAAAILQVRYFVIHPGPEHEQTPDLPCVERLQRMQNAAGTLNRVAQRCLELGIGCVLENKLPHLLFGGTSDILWILGAMSAINIGTCLDTGHAFLSGDLYNVMHKLSGHLQMIHANDNGGSYDDHKPPGEGNIDWNRLLTELSQIEFHGGFILELSGDKEPEAVLAEARRARRYLREISRRLALSCPPTVSVANWRV, encoded by the coding sequence ATGAACGACTGGCCTGTCGGCCTTTCAACCGGCTGTTTTTACCAGAAGAGCATCTTTGACTGCCTGGAACCCATCCGGCACAGCGGGTTCAGCATGATCGAAATCTGTTCCTTCCCGGCCCATCTTGATTATCACGACTTCGACGCCGTCCGCCGCGCCGCCAAGCGGGTCGATGAACTGGGGCTGGAGGCGTACTCGTTCCACGCGCCGTTTGCTGATCACATCGACATCACATCGCTGAATAATGACCAACGCAACGCCGCGTTGCATGAAATTCTCAAGGCCGCCGAGGCCGCCGCGATTCTGCAAGTCCGCTACTTCGTGATTCATCCCGGGCCGGAACACGAACAAACGCCGGACCTGCCTTGTGTAGAGCGTCTCCAGCGGATGCAAAATGCAGCCGGCACATTGAACCGAGTCGCGCAGCGCTGTTTGGAACTTGGCATCGGTTGCGTATTGGAAAACAAACTGCCGCATCTTTTGTTCGGCGGCACGAGCGACATTCTTTGGATTCTGGGCGCGATGAGCGCCATCAACATCGGCACGTGTCTCGACACCGGTCATGCTTTCCTCTCCGGCGATCTTTACAACGTGATGCACAAATTGTCCGGCCACTTGCAAATGATTCACGCCAACGATAACGGTGGCAGCTATGACGACCACAAACCGCCGGGCGAGGGGAACATTGATTGGAATCGGCTGCTCACCGAATTGTCCCAAATTGAATTTCACGGGGGCTTTATTCTCGAACTGTCCGGCGATAAGGAGCCAGAGGCTGTTCTGGCTGAAGCGCGTCGGGCGCGGCGTTACCTGCGGGAAATCTCACGTCGCCTGGCGTTGTCCTGTCCGCCCACGGTCAGCGTCGCCAACTGGCGTGTCTAG
- a CDS encoding class I SAM-dependent DNA methyltransferase, with the protein MPSREKLSEFVGWSQNHITGDEKGQAQIFLDRLFQAFGQSGCLDVGGTAEFRIRKADEDGGGTAFADYVWKPVVLIEMKKRGTDLQKHYRQAFDYWTRLVPNRPRYVVLCNFDEFRIYDFDTDLDTPKDTVALKDLPERWGPLAFLAPGSPKPSFDNDREIVTRQAADCLADCFRKLVKRGVPQPMAQRFTLQMLVALFAEDIDLLPKYFVTQVLEDCSTPASTYDLIGDLFEAMNTNPPQAGGRFKGVSYFNGGLFAQPARLEIQDSELVLLRKAAGFNWSKVQPEVFGTLFQHSMDAGERHAFGAQFTHPIDIMKIIGPTIVEPWREQIEGARTLKRLRELLQRMHQFRVLDPACGCGNFLYLAYRELKRLEARIYERMAEFASQAEPGQMRLSFLSAQNFYGLDILPFAVEIAKVTMMVARKLAIDELHITEPALPFGNLDKNFLAADALLTPEGLPADGASKLLETQSFSE; encoded by the coding sequence ATGCCGAGCCGGGAAAAACTCTCCGAATTTGTCGGGTGGTCGCAGAACCACATCACGGGCGACGAAAAGGGCCAGGCGCAAATTTTCCTCGACCGACTCTTCCAAGCCTTTGGCCAATCCGGGTGTCTGGACGTGGGCGGCACTGCCGAATTCCGCATCCGCAAAGCCGATGAAGATGGTGGCGGCACCGCCTTCGCCGATTACGTCTGGAAACCCGTCGTGCTCATCGAAATGAAAAAGCGCGGCACGGACTTGCAGAAGCATTACCGCCAGGCTTTCGATTACTGGACGCGCCTCGTGCCCAATCGCCCGCGCTACGTCGTGCTCTGCAACTTCGACGAGTTCCGCATTTACGATTTCGACACCGACCTCGACACGCCCAAAGACACCGTCGCGCTGAAAGATTTGCCGGAGCGCTGGGGGCCGCTGGCGTTTCTCGCGCCCGGTTCACCGAAGCCGAGCTTCGACAACGACCGTGAAATTGTCACCCGGCAGGCCGCCGATTGTCTCGCCGACTGTTTCCGCAAACTTGTCAAGCGCGGCGTGCCGCAACCGATGGCGCAGCGTTTTACCCTGCAAATGCTCGTGGCCCTCTTCGCCGAAGACATTGATTTGCTGCCCAAGTATTTTGTCACGCAAGTTCTGGAAGATTGCAGCACGCCCGCGAGCACCTACGACCTCATTGGCGACTTGTTCGAGGCCATGAACACCAACCCGCCCCAGGCCGGTGGCCGTTTCAAAGGCGTGAGTTATTTCAACGGCGGACTCTTTGCCCAGCCCGCGCGTTTGGAAATCCAGGACAGCGAACTGGTCTTGCTCCGCAAAGCAGCGGGCTTTAACTGGTCAAAAGTTCAGCCCGAAGTCTTTGGCACGCTCTTTCAGCATTCGATGGACGCGGGGGAACGCCACGCCTTCGGCGCTCAGTTCACCCACCCGATTGACATCATGAAGATCATCGGCCCGACCATCGTCGAGCCGTGGCGCGAACAGATCGAAGGCGCCCGGACCCTCAAGCGTCTGCGCGAACTCCTCCAACGGATGCACCAGTTCCGCGTGCTCGACCCCGCGTGCGGCTGCGGCAACTTCCTTTACCTCGCCTACCGCGAACTCAAACGGCTCGAAGCCCGCATCTACGAGCGCATGGCGGAGTTTGCCAGCCAGGCCGAACCCGGCCAGATGCGCCTGAGCTTCCTAAGCGCGCAAAACTTCTACGGCCTGGACATCCTGCCCTTCGCCGTCGAAATCGCCAAAGTCACCATGATGGTTGCGCGCAAGCTGGCGATTGACGAACTGCACATCACCGAACCGGCTTTGCCTTTCGGCAATCTCGACAAAAACTTTCTCGCTGCCGACGCCCTGCTCACGCCCGAAGGCTTGCCAGCGGATGGTGCGAGTAAACTTCTCGAAACCCAGTCCTTTTCAGAATAA